The segment GCGGAGAGGCCACCCGCGACGTTGGCCGAACTGCGCGCGGAACCTGCGAGTGTGGCGGACGTGGAGGACGCTTTGGCGCGGCTCTGTCTCGGCGGGCGTCGCATGGGCGAGGCGCTGGCGCACGCGAACCACGTGCTCGCGGCTGCGGGTGACAGTGCTGTCCCCTTCGAGTTGCTGGGGCAGGTGCATCTGGAGCGGGGCAATCGGCCGATGGCGCAGGCGGCGTTCGAACAGGCCGTGGCGCGGAAATCGCTGGATTTCCGTCCCTACTACGAAATCGCGCGCGCTCGACACGCCGGCTCGGCGCAACCCGACGGGAGTCTCGGCGATGTGTCGCCGGTAGAAGCCCGCAAGATCGCCAACGGCTACGAGCGCGCCATTAACCTGAACGCGCGCTACCGGCCGGCGTACGAAGGCCTCGCGGGCGTCGTCGAACTCACCCCGGCGGGCAATCCCCAAGATCTGGCGTTCCTGCAACAAGGCGTGCTGCTGTTCCCCGACAATGGAATGATCCGGCTGGGCTTGGCCGTCGTAGAAAAGCGCGACGGCGACGCGACCAAGGCGGCGATGTTGCTGAACGAAGTGCTCGAGTCGGAAAAACCCCAGCCGGTTCACGTCCGCAACTATGCGCATCGGCTCGAAACGGCGTGGCTCGAACGCGACGTCTTTGGCCAAACGGACGCGTTGGTGAAGGAGAAGAAGTTTGCGGAGGCTTTGGCGCTGCTCGACCAGCGCGCCGCGGAGAATAACACGCTGCGTTTCCTGCGACGGGTTCGGGTCACACGGCAGAACATTCAGAATACGCAGCGCCTCGAGGTGGTGCGCGAGGCTTGGGAAGGCCGGCAGTGGACGGAAGTGCGCCGACTCATCAACGAAATCCTCGAGTCCGACGCCTCACCGGTGCTGAAAGCCCAGATGCGTCGCCGGCTGGACGACTTGGATCGTCGCGGATTGGGTAAGCCCAAGGAGTAGTTGGCCCGCTCTCGTCCAACTGCGCGGCCAGCATCGTGTGTCGCCGGAGGGGCGCTCTTGTTGGCACCCTGCCATGCAGCCGATACGGCCTGGTCCTACCGTAAGGCGGCCGACGATCCGCGCTGACCGGCACGACCGTGGCGTCAGGAGCCTCGGCGTTTCCGTCGTTTGCGGGCCGGCGCCTTGCCGTCAGGCGAACTCGAGTTCGCGCTCCCGGCGCCGGGCTTCAGCTTCGACTTTTTTCCCGCGTCCGACGCTGT is part of the Opitutus terrae PB90-1 genome and harbors:
- a CDS encoding DUF1570 domain-containing protein, which gives rise to MLLSAAAAFPAKEPQWLRVSAPEFTVITTLSEKEAVAWAGEFAQFIGALQGFIPVNPQRLPRLTIVVFGREREFADYRPLGDDIKVQEVAGFFARRDSWAVAGLAKNDWNERTKATIFHEGTHWFLSAFELPNPVWLEEGLAEVFSTFAIGKKKISWGRAIEDHVMVLNELPPMPLEKLLFISEGSLFTGGEEGAVRTGMAYAQSWAFVHYLMFGQNDAPRGAMMAYVRALRTATHPDEAFRQAFGQDYATMDEKLRRYLRGGRYYVAERPPATLAELRAEPASVADVEDALARLCLGGRRMGEALAHANHVLAAAGDSAVPFELLGQVHLERGNRPMAQAAFEQAVARKSLDFRPYYEIARARHAGSAQPDGSLGDVSPVEARKIANGYERAINLNARYRPAYEGLAGVVELTPAGNPQDLAFLQQGVLLFPDNGMIRLGLAVVEKRDGDATKAAMLLNEVLESEKPQPVHVRNYAHRLETAWLERDVFGQTDALVKEKKFAEALALLDQRAAENNTLRFLRRVRVTRQNIQNTQRLEVVREAWEGRQWTEVRRLINEILESDASPVLKAQMRRRLDDLDRRGLGKPKE